One region of Eupeodes corollae chromosome 1, idEupCoro1.1, whole genome shotgun sequence genomic DNA includes:
- the LOC129940518 gene encoding uncharacterized protein LOC129940518: MKTRHIYLYLKNLEDGDKIIFEHMLEQWRESIGLPIEKDPMNSSFYSEKSMTPTQSPSTSRQSSPYPNPSSQGEEYEKQFVNISMILNNTARRQFLVNHYNSCQKFGEEQRKMLINTIVSYFEENHAVFTFRDSRRIEKEIVERFPTENLEYYRTSSRGRIYNKFSNNKKSFRLSGSPCFLEPEGNNPVLDSESNA, from the exons ATGAAAACGAGACATATTTACTTGTACTTAAAAAATTTGGAGGACGGAGATAAAATTATCTTTGAGCATATGTTGGAACAGTGGAGGGAATCTATCGGACTTCCTATTGAAAAAGATCCCATGAACAGTAGTTTTTACTCGGAAAAATCTATGACACCAACTCAATCTCCAAGCACCAGCAGACAATCATCTCCATACCCAAATCCTTCCAGTCAAGGAGAGGAATACGAAAAACAGTTTGTAAACATCTCAATGATCTTAAACAATACAGCAAGAAGACAGTTTTTAGTCAACCATTACAATTCTTGCCAAAAGTTTGGTGAGGAACAAAGAAAAATGCTGATAAATACAATTGTATCTTATTTTGAGGAGAACCATGCCGTTTTCACCTTCAGGGATAGCCGTAGGATCGAAAAGGAGATCGTTGAAAGATTCCCCACTGAAAATCTT GAATACTACCGAACGTCATCCAGAGGGCGAATATACAACAAATTTTCGAATAACAAGAAGTCGTTTCGCCTATCTGGAAGTCCTTGTTTTTTAGAACCGGAAGGAAACAATCCAGTACTTg atTCTGAATCAAACGCTTAG